Within Terriglobales bacterium, the genomic segment AGGATGGAACTGAACGTGTTCTGGCAAGAGTTGCAGTCCCGTATTTCGAAATACGATCTGCTGTGTCATCCGTTTTATCAGGCCTGGAGTGAAGGCACTCTTACGCGCGAAGATCTGCGCGAGTACGCCGGCGATTACTACCACCATGTCGCCGCGTTTCCCACATATTTAGCTGCGCTCTACAGCCGTTTGCCGGAAGGCGAACTGCGTCGCGCCATGGTGCAGAACCTCGCCGACGAAGAAGGTCTCGACGGAAATCCGGCGAGCCGCGCTCACTCGGAGATGTGGCTCGATTTCGCCGAAGGTATGGGAGCAAGCCGCGCGGCAGTTCGCAGCTCCGAACCGGTTGCGGAAATCGCCGGCCTGACCGATCATTTCCGGCGCATTGCCCGCGAGGGTTCCACGGCCGAAGCGCTGGCTGCTTTCTACGCCTACGAGTCGCAGGTGCCGCGCGTAGCAAAAGAGAAAGCTCGCGGCCTCCGCGAGATGTACGGCGCTGATGCGAAGACCTGCGGTTACTTCACGCTTCACACCACGGCTGACGTGTATCACTCAAATGTCTGGCGTGAGCATCTGAGCGACGTCGTGGAAGGTGACGCCGGGGCGCAGGAGAAGGCTCTTGTCGCGGCAGAAAATGCTGCTCGTTCGCTGTGGCGCGCGCTCGATGGCGTGGAGCGTGAGCGACTCCAGCGCGCAGCTTAGAGTTTGGATCATTCAATCGGGTCAGCGAGTCCTTGGAAAACAACGACTCAATGGCCCGATTTCATTTGATACAGTCTTCTCATGTCGAAACCCGTTCCTGTCGGTGCGCGTGCGGAAGTGTCGGAAACCGTTGAGCACAAGCACACGCTTACTGCCCACTTCAAGCAACTGCCTCCGGTGTACTCCACGCCCGACATGATCCGACTGATGGAGACCGCGTGTTTTCACGCGCTGCAACCCTACGCCGAAGGAGACGAAATCACCGTGGGAACCAAAATCGACGTCGAACATCGTGCGGCAACGTCGCTCGGATCGAAGGTCACGGCCGAGGCGGAGATGGAGTCGTTCGACGGACGCTTCTACACCATGCGTGTGCGCGCATGGGACGAGAAGCAGGAGATTGGCCGGGGTACCGTCGGACGCGCCTTCGTCAGCGTTGGCAAGTTCCTGTCGAAGGTTCAGAAGAACGGCGCTTAGTGGCCGGTGTGGTAAGGGTGTCCCTTCAGGATTGTGAACGCCCGATAGATCTGTTCGGAGAGAACAACCAGCGCCAGTTCGTGCGGCAGGGTTAAGCGTCCCATGGAAAACTGAAACTGCGCGGCGTCGAGTGCCTTTGCACTCCAACCGTTAGGCCCTCCAATGGCAAACAGCATCACCTGCGTACCGCGGTCCTGGTGATTGCCGATGTGATGAGCCAATTCCTCCGACGAAAGTTGCTTGCCGCGCGGTTCAAGCGCGACGAAGTACGGACGCGGCGCTGTCTTCTCTACCCATTTCAGCAGTGCGTCTTCGCTGGCGAACTCCTGCGTCTCTACCTGGACGAACCGTGAAATGCGTTTGGAGTACTCCCCCACCAGCGACTGAATCGCAGGTTCCTTGGTGCGTCCGATCCAGGCGAGTTTCAGTTTCATACCGTTACTTGGTGGGCGCCTTCTTCGCCTTGGCCTTCGATTTCGCGGCAGGCTTCTTCGGCTGCTCAGGAGGAGGCGTGACCTGTGGGGTCGCCGGCGGCTCCGTCAGCAGTTTCTTTATAAAGCCTTTCGGCAGTTCCGCCGTCAGGATCGCCTGGCTCCCGTTTTGCTCGATCTTCAGACTGTCGAAGAACTTCTTCACGTCGGGGTCGCTTCCGGTCGCATTGGACTCGAGCGAGCGAAACAGCGCGAGAAACGCGGAAACCTGGTCGGTGACGCGCCGCGCGGATTCTTCATTCTGAGTAAAGACCTGCGCCTTGAAATCGATGGACCCGAGATATCGCACAGACGCGACGGCTACCGAGTCTGGCGGGAAGAAGAGGTCGAATCCGCCGGGAATCACGAATGCCTTGTTCTGTTTCGAATCGCGGGCGATGTCGGCGATCGCCCATGCCACCGAGCCGAACGGCAGCTTGCGATAGTACTGGCGGACGAGTTTAGGTCCGGCGAAAGGTGACGCGAGCCTCTTGTAGCGGTCGATCACGCCTCGTATGACGAGTGGGTCATCCACGTTACTCGCCGTCACGAGGTCGGGGGCGAGGATCGCAACGCGTACCGTGCGGTTCTCGATCGGTATGTTGAAGACCTCGATGTCGCGATAGGAATCTACTCGCGACGAGAGCTTATTAAGGTAGCGGCGGAGACGTGTGGTGTCGAACTTGGCGACGAAGACCT encodes:
- a CDS encoding CADD family putative folate metabolism protein, whose amino-acid sequence is MELNVFWQELQSRISKYDLLCHPFYQAWSEGTLTREDLREYAGDYYHHVAAFPTYLAALYSRLPEGELRRAMVQNLADEEGLDGNPASRAHSEMWLDFAEGMGASRAAVRSSEPVAEIAGLTDHFRRIAREGSTAEALAAFYAYESQVPRVAKEKARGLREMYGADAKTCGYFTLHTTADVYHSNVWREHLSDVVEGDAGAQEKALVAAENAARSLWRALDGVERERLQRAA
- a CDS encoding hotdog domain-containing protein, which encodes MSKPVPVGARAEVSETVEHKHTLTAHFKQLPPVYSTPDMIRLMETACFHALQPYAEGDEITVGTKIDVEHRAATSLGSKVTAEAEMESFDGRFYTMRVRAWDEKQEIGRGTVGRAFVSVGKFLSKVQKNGA
- a CDS encoding 23S rRNA (pseudouridine(1915)-N(3))-methyltransferase RlmH encodes the protein MKLKLAWIGRTKEPAIQSLVGEYSKRISRFVQVETQEFASEDALLKWVEKTAPRPYFVALEPRGKQLSSEELAHHIGNHQDRGTQVMLFAIGGPNGWSAKALDAAQFQFSMGRLTLPHELALVVLSEQIYRAFTILKGHPYHTGH